One Rubripirellula amarantea DNA segment encodes these proteins:
- a CDS encoding sulfite exporter TauE/SafE family protein, with amino-acid sequence MFGLAIFFGSIVGFALGLTGGGGGVFAVPLLVYGLAIAPREAVGISLASVGGTALFGAVPRMMRGDVELRTGLLFAVAGMLGAPIGSYMSTLVPEKVLLVMFAMLMLVVAQRMWAKACNPVMASGVCNTESEPGPDRSACQRDADGKLRLTSKCARLLVIVGLMTGVLSGMFGVGGGFVIVPALVIFSGMAIHQAVGTSLFVIVLVSISGVASHFANGNDLSWTTTLLFLVGGFAGMWLGGLVAKRLKGPTLQKIFSIAVVLVAVFVISKSVVV; translated from the coding sequence ATGTTCGGCCTAGCCATCTTCTTCGGCAGCATCGTTGGGTTTGCACTGGGACTAACCGGTGGCGGCGGTGGCGTCTTCGCGGTCCCACTGCTCGTCTACGGATTGGCAATTGCACCTCGCGAGGCGGTTGGCATTTCACTAGCGTCAGTGGGCGGTACGGCGCTGTTTGGTGCAGTGCCAAGAATGATGCGTGGCGATGTTGAGTTGCGAACCGGACTTTTGTTCGCAGTCGCCGGAATGTTGGGTGCTCCGATTGGTTCCTACATGTCGACGTTGGTGCCGGAGAAGGTGTTGTTGGTGATGTTCGCGATGTTGATGTTAGTGGTTGCCCAGCGAATGTGGGCCAAGGCTTGCAATCCGGTAATGGCAAGTGGAGTTTGCAATACCGAAAGCGAGCCTGGGCCGGATCGCAGCGCCTGTCAACGCGACGCCGATGGGAAGCTTCGGTTGACCTCTAAGTGCGCGAGGTTGCTTGTCATCGTAGGGCTGATGACCGGTGTGTTGTCAGGAATGTTCGGTGTGGGAGGCGGATTTGTCATTGTTCCAGCGCTCGTGATTTTCAGCGGGATGGCGATTCATCAAGCGGTTGGAACTTCATTGTTCGTGATCGTTCTCGTCAGCATTAGCGGTGTGGCATCGCACTTCGCTAACGGCAATGACCTGTCATGGACAACAACGCTTCTATTTCTGGTCGGGGGTTTCGCTGGCATGTGGTTGGGCGGCCTCGTCGCCAAACGCCTGAAGGGACCCACTCTTCAAAAAATATTCTCGATCGCGGTCGTGTTGGTCGCCGTCTTTGTCATTTCCAAATCAGTGGTCGTGTAG
- a CDS encoding rhodanese-like domain-containing protein, producing MKTVTVKQLAEKQQHEAIDVIDVRMPSEYRDVHAQCARSVPLDSLDPASVMQARNGTAHEPLYVICRSGNRSAQACKKFVDAGFDNVVNVEGGTVAWDKAGLPVVRGKKSLPLMQQVQLCAGFLTFVGAALGYFVHPYFIGLSAFVGAGLMVAGATGLCPMASAIAKMPWNQCGDGGCEGSCSA from the coding sequence ATGAAAACAGTGACAGTAAAGCAGTTGGCCGAAAAGCAGCAGCACGAGGCGATCGATGTGATCGACGTTCGGATGCCATCGGAGTATCGCGACGTCCACGCACAGTGTGCTCGCAGCGTTCCATTGGATTCTCTTGATCCGGCGAGCGTGATGCAGGCTCGCAACGGAACGGCTCACGAGCCTCTGTATGTGATCTGCCGGAGCGGTAACCGTTCTGCACAAGCCTGCAAAAAATTTGTTGATGCTGGCTTTGACAATGTTGTCAACGTCGAAGGTGGGACAGTTGCTTGGGACAAGGCCGGACTGCCCGTGGTTCGAGGTAAGAAGTCGTTGCCATTGATGCAACAAGTTCAGCTTTGTGCGGGCTTCTTAACCTTCGTGGGCGCGGCGCTGGGCTACTTCGTTCATCCGTACTTCATCGGTCTTTCAGCGTTTGTTGGTGCTGGATTGATGGTGGCGGGAGCGACGGGCCTATGTCCGATGGCTTCAGCGATTGCCAAGATGCCTTGGAATCAATGTGGGGATGGAGGCTGTGAAGGCTCATGTTCGGCCTAG
- a CDS encoding ArsR/SmtB family transcription factor — translation MSTKQIKTKAAKPRGTVQDFSQAAECLKTLAHPVRLRIVQMLLHGRYTVGELAADCGIQDNVGSDHLRLLQRCGFLTSEREGRNVYYQIAEPHLKKLMACIEGRFLPSESE, via the coding sequence ATGTCAACGAAACAAATCAAAACCAAAGCTGCGAAACCGCGGGGCACGGTCCAGGATTTTTCTCAAGCAGCCGAATGCTTGAAAACCTTGGCTCATCCCGTCCGATTGCGGATCGTGCAGATGTTGTTGCATGGGCGGTACACCGTGGGCGAATTGGCGGCCGATTGTGGCATCCAGGACAATGTTGGATCAGACCATCTTCGCTTGCTCCAGCGTTGTGGTTTCCTGACTAGTGAGCGTGAGGGGCGAAATGTGTATTACCAGATTGCAGAACCTCACCTAAAAAAATTGATGGCGTGCATTGAAGGTCGGTTCCTGCCCAGCGAGTCAGAGTGA
- a CDS encoding PVC-type heme-binding CxxCH protein has translation MTSERRMTLPVAVSRALPHPLKVRWPLGLPLVLSAIAACIVVACLPCNGQCEDVRVLFLGDDGAHLPKARFQELQPILRSRGVEMTYTDEVEDVNLEKLKQYDVFVLYANIDEIDQAGADDLLAYVDQGGGFVPLHCATFCFRNQPELVALMGAQFQRHGTGVFRAEDANSGHELMSGFGGFKSWDETYVHHLHNEKDRTVLEYRVDAEGREPWTWIRHQGTGRVFYTAWGHDARTWTNPGFQNLVERGIRWAAGGDPRVAGNYLADRPFSVPETTAMPKDLKPFEYVEVGNQIPNYTPSKDWGVQGEPLSTMQKPVEPAESLKHIVVPQGLHVELFASEPDLGGKPICMAWDERGRLWVAETVDYPNELQPRETARDRIRICEDTDGDGKADKFTVFAEELSIPTSIAFSRGGVIVQNATETLYLKDTDGDDQADERRVLITNWQLGDTHGGVSNFQYGLDNWIWAMQGYNNSKPVANGKEQQSFRMGFFRMRPDGSEVEFIRSTNNNTWGLGISEEGIIFGSTANGNPSIYMPIANRYYEQVRGWASSLTLSSIADTNDFHPITDRVRQVDHHGGYTAAAGHALYTAREYPQQYWNRVAFVCGPTGHLVGSFVLESNGSDFSSTNSFNLFASDDEWTAPIMAEVGPDGQVWVIDWYNYIVQHNPTPKGFKTGKGAAYETELRDKKHGRIYRLVADGSERKPLPDLSQASADQLVGALANPTMLVRKHAQRLLVERGKPDVSDALCSLIQSPTVDEIGLNVAAIHALWTMHGLGLLDGSHDEVNDVVFSALKHPSAGVRRNALQVLPPIEGSAKAIDAANLQWDSNAQVRLAAVLAIADMPASEVGAKIVLDVLSDPGSMMDRWIPDSATSAAARNSEHVLKVIASLKNPTPRAIEIVERAANHYARGRDVIDAAIVLANASEADPQLLDAVVQGFSTGFDAGAESKLVNLDPEVEIQLENVLPRVPSGTRGMIVKLATSWGSERFSKYGQQIADSMLGEVRDDTASEQARINSAQELVDFMPNDDGIVVALLDEVNPRLPPDVATGLIEAIGRSRSDTVGEEVVERFDGMTPSVKKVAIVQLLKRPQSTLALLRGIQAGQASLNDLALDQQQTLASHSNEEISDLAKQVLKQGGSLPSADRKKVLEDLSYVTSIKGSATQGKFAFTTHCAKCHMHSGEGATVGPDLTGMSVHPKEELLTHILDPNRNVEGNFRAYSVLTLDGVVINGMLASESKTSIELFDTEGKKISVLRDDIDVFRMSTNSIMPEGFEKSMTPDELTNLLEFLVQRGKFVPVDLSKGVTLPSDRSLFVDKNNSAERLIFSDWSPKTFAGVPFQLTDPRDGSVPNAIVLHSPNGEISRGMPKSVSVPFNSSAKAIHMLGGVGGWAFPYGAKGAVAMTVRLHYADGVTEDHDLINGKEFADYIRRVDVPGSQFAFDLNGRQIRYLAIHPQRAELITKLEFASGSDVIAPVVMAVTAE, from the coding sequence ATGACGAGTGAACGAAGAATGACGTTACCCGTTGCTGTTTCGCGTGCCCTGCCCCACCCTCTTAAAGTGCGGTGGCCATTGGGATTGCCGCTTGTTCTGTCTGCCATAGCAGCCTGCATCGTGGTGGCCTGTCTTCCATGCAATGGCCAGTGCGAGGACGTTCGTGTTCTATTCTTGGGCGATGATGGAGCGCATCTACCGAAAGCTCGATTTCAAGAACTGCAGCCGATCCTTCGATCTCGTGGCGTTGAGATGACGTACACCGACGAGGTCGAGGACGTCAATTTAGAAAAATTGAAGCAGTATGACGTGTTCGTGCTTTACGCCAATATCGATGAGATTGATCAAGCGGGCGCGGATGACTTGCTCGCGTACGTTGATCAGGGCGGCGGGTTTGTACCCTTGCACTGTGCTACGTTTTGCTTTCGCAATCAACCTGAGCTAGTTGCACTCATGGGTGCTCAATTTCAACGGCATGGCACAGGTGTCTTTCGTGCCGAAGATGCAAACTCAGGACATGAATTGATGTCCGGTTTTGGAGGATTCAAGAGTTGGGATGAAACCTACGTCCATCACCTTCACAACGAAAAGGATCGAACGGTTCTTGAATACCGCGTTGACGCCGAAGGACGCGAGCCATGGACTTGGATACGTCATCAGGGAACGGGGCGAGTGTTCTACACCGCGTGGGGCCATGACGCGCGGACTTGGACTAATCCTGGTTTTCAAAATTTGGTTGAGCGAGGCATTCGATGGGCCGCAGGCGGTGATCCACGGGTTGCGGGGAACTACCTTGCCGATCGGCCGTTCTCGGTACCCGAGACGACTGCGATGCCTAAAGACTTAAAGCCGTTCGAATACGTTGAGGTGGGCAACCAGATTCCAAACTATACACCGTCAAAGGATTGGGGCGTGCAGGGTGAACCGTTAAGTACGATGCAAAAGCCAGTCGAACCGGCGGAGTCGCTTAAACACATCGTCGTTCCTCAAGGTTTACATGTTGAACTTTTCGCTTCGGAGCCCGACTTAGGCGGCAAACCAATCTGCATGGCCTGGGATGAACGAGGACGATTATGGGTTGCTGAAACTGTCGACTACCCGAACGAACTGCAACCGCGTGAAACCGCTCGTGATCGGATTCGAATCTGTGAAGATACCGATGGCGACGGGAAAGCTGACAAGTTTACCGTTTTCGCAGAAGAACTCAGCATACCCACCAGTATCGCTTTTTCACGCGGCGGCGTGATCGTCCAGAATGCAACGGAAACGTTGTACTTGAAGGATACCGACGGCGACGATCAGGCGGATGAGCGTAGAGTCTTGATAACGAACTGGCAGCTCGGTGACACTCACGGAGGCGTCAGCAATTTTCAGTATGGGCTCGATAACTGGATTTGGGCGATGCAGGGCTACAACAATTCCAAACCCGTCGCCAATGGAAAAGAACAGCAGAGTTTCCGCATGGGATTCTTTCGAATGCGGCCCGATGGCAGCGAGGTCGAGTTCATCCGATCGACGAATAATAACACTTGGGGGCTCGGTATTAGCGAAGAGGGGATCATCTTTGGATCAACTGCCAACGGTAACCCCAGCATCTACATGCCCATTGCCAACCGCTACTACGAACAGGTTCGCGGCTGGGCGTCGTCCCTTACTCTTTCGTCAATTGCAGACACCAACGATTTTCATCCCATCACCGACCGAGTCCGACAAGTCGATCATCACGGTGGCTACACCGCAGCCGCAGGTCATGCGTTGTACACCGCACGCGAATACCCGCAACAGTACTGGAACCGCGTGGCGTTTGTATGCGGTCCCACTGGCCACCTGGTAGGCTCGTTTGTGCTTGAATCCAACGGCAGTGATTTCAGTTCAACAAACTCGTTCAACTTGTTCGCCAGCGATGACGAATGGACTGCACCGATCATGGCAGAAGTTGGGCCCGACGGACAGGTTTGGGTCATTGATTGGTACAACTACATCGTCCAGCACAATCCAACGCCGAAAGGATTTAAGACGGGTAAGGGAGCGGCGTACGAGACTGAGCTGAGAGACAAAAAGCACGGTCGGATTTACCGTCTGGTCGCCGATGGATCCGAACGCAAACCATTGCCCGACTTGTCCCAGGCATCGGCTGATCAACTGGTCGGGGCCCTCGCCAATCCGACCATGTTGGTTCGCAAGCACGCTCAACGCTTACTTGTCGAACGAGGCAAACCGGATGTCTCTGATGCCTTGTGCTCGTTGATCCAATCCCCAACGGTAGACGAAATCGGATTGAATGTGGCAGCGATTCATGCGCTGTGGACGATGCATGGTTTGGGATTACTCGACGGCTCGCATGACGAGGTCAACGACGTTGTCTTTAGTGCACTAAAACACCCCTCGGCGGGCGTGCGTCGAAACGCGTTACAAGTCTTGCCTCCCATCGAAGGTTCCGCGAAAGCAATCGATGCTGCGAATCTGCAATGGGACTCAAACGCCCAAGTTCGATTGGCGGCGGTGTTGGCGATTGCGGATATGCCAGCTAGCGAGGTCGGAGCCAAAATTGTGCTTGATGTGCTTAGCGATCCTGGCTCGATGATGGACCGTTGGATCCCGGATTCTGCCACCAGTGCCGCAGCTCGCAACAGCGAGCATGTGTTGAAAGTGATTGCGAGTTTAAAGAACCCTACACCTCGTGCGATTGAGATTGTCGAACGAGCTGCTAATCACTACGCGCGAGGAAGAGACGTGATTGACGCAGCCATAGTGCTGGCCAACGCTTCCGAGGCCGATCCGCAATTGCTTGACGCAGTCGTGCAGGGATTCTCTACAGGATTTGACGCGGGCGCCGAATCGAAGCTAGTGAATTTGGACCCTGAAGTTGAGATCCAATTAGAAAACGTCCTGCCGCGGGTGCCATCAGGAACCAGGGGCATGATCGTCAAGCTGGCGACGAGCTGGGGAAGCGAGCGGTTCTCGAAGTATGGCCAACAAATCGCTGATTCAATGCTTGGGGAAGTCCGCGATGATACGGCATCAGAACAAGCCCGGATCAATTCAGCTCAAGAGCTTGTTGACTTTATGCCCAACGATGACGGAATCGTCGTTGCGTTGCTCGACGAGGTCAATCCGCGGCTACCGCCGGATGTAGCGACCGGTTTGATCGAAGCGATCGGCCGCAGTCGGTCCGACACAGTTGGTGAAGAAGTGGTTGAGCGATTCGACGGAATGACGCCCAGCGTGAAAAAGGTAGCGATCGTTCAACTGCTCAAGCGTCCGCAATCGACGCTTGCTTTGTTACGTGGGATCCAAGCCGGTCAAGCAAGTCTCAATGACCTTGCTCTTGACCAGCAGCAGACTCTTGCGTCGCATTCCAATGAAGAGATAAGCGATCTTGCGAAGCAGGTTCTCAAGCAAGGTGGTTCCCTGCCGAGCGCCGATCGCAAGAAGGTACTAGAAGATTTGTCGTACGTGACGAGCATCAAAGGCAGTGCTACCCAAGGCAAGTTTGCATTCACCACGCATTGCGCGAAGTGCCACATGCACTCCGGCGAAGGTGCGACCGTGGGGCCAGACCTAACCGGGATGTCAGTTCATCCCAAAGAAGAACTATTGACGCATATTCTCGATCCCAATCGAAACGTAGAGGGAAACTTTCGAGCGTACAGCGTCCTGACGTTAGACGGTGTCGTCATCAACGGCATGTTGGCATCGGAATCGAAGACGTCAATTGAGCTTTTCGATACCGAAGGCAAAAAGATTAGTGTCTTGCGCGACGACATCGATGTGTTTCGGATGTCGACGAATTCCATCATGCCCGAAGGATTCGAGAAGTCGATGACCCCCGATGAACTTACCAATTTGCTGGAGTTTCTTGTGCAAAGAGGAAAGTTTGTTCCCGTAGATTTGAGCAAAGGCGTGACCCTACCGAGTGACCGCAGCCTGTTTGTCGACAAAAACAATTCGGCTGAACGGTTGATTTTCTCGGACTGGTCACCCAAGACATTTGCCGGGGTGCCGTTTCAGTTGACTGATCCTCGCGATGGTAGCGTCCCCAACGCGATTGTATTGCACAGTCCAAACGGGGAAATAAGCCGAGGGATGCCGAAGTCCGTCTCCGTTCCCTTCAATAGCTCGGCCAAAGCAATTCATATGCTTGGCGGAGTAGGCGGTTGGGCCTTCCCCTACGGAGCCAAGGGTGCGGTCGCGATGACTGTTCGATTGCACTATGCCGATGGTGTCACCGAAGATCACGATTTGATCAACGGCAAAGAGTTCGCGGACTACATCCGGCGCGTTGATGTTCCCGGTTCGCAGTTCGCGTTCGACCTAAACGGCCGGCAAATCCGCTATCTCGCAATCCATCCACAACGGGCGGAATTGATAACCAAGCTGGAATTCGCCAGTGGGTCTGACGTGATCGCACCCGTGGTGATGGCGGTCACGGCAGAATAA
- a CDS encoding Gfo/Idh/MocA family protein: MNEQKVRMAMVGLGFGSEFIPIYLAHPDAEVVAVCRRNEVEMNKTADQFDVAGRYTDFDALLADPSVDAVHINSPIGDHAWMSLRALDAGKHVMCTVPMATTIDECRQIVEKVEETGLRYMMAETVVYSREFLFIKDMYERGELGKIQHLAASHPQDMDGWPDYWEKMVPMHYATHVVSPCLGLVDGLAEYVSCFGSGTVRDDIAKKSGCKFAVETCHIKLQDSDLTAHIWRTLYDVARQYRESFDVYGTKKSFEWTLIENQPHVLHTAKKPEPEIAQPIEVPDFAHLLPEPIRRFTQAQEIHDSEHLSFVQGGGHGGSHPHLVNEFVRAVIDDRAPRPDAVTSANWTCVGICAHESAMNGGQVVRLPEFTLKNQPAV, translated from the coding sequence ATGAACGAACAAAAAGTTAGAATGGCAATGGTGGGACTAGGGTTTGGATCCGAGTTCATTCCAATTTATCTTGCTCACCCCGACGCCGAAGTGGTCGCCGTTTGTCGTCGTAACGAAGTTGAAATGAACAAGACGGCGGATCAGTTCGACGTGGCGGGACGTTACACAGACTTTGACGCGTTGCTTGCTGATCCGAGCGTGGATGCTGTTCACATTAACAGTCCCATCGGCGATCACGCATGGATGTCGCTTCGCGCCTTGGACGCTGGCAAGCACGTGATGTGCACGGTTCCCATGGCGACAACGATTGATGAATGTCGTCAGATCGTGGAAAAGGTGGAAGAGACGGGGCTGAGGTACATGATGGCAGAAACGGTTGTGTACAGCCGCGAATTCCTGTTCATCAAAGATATGTACGAACGTGGCGAGTTGGGGAAAATCCAGCACTTGGCTGCTTCGCATCCGCAAGACATGGACGGATGGCCGGATTACTGGGAAAAGATGGTGCCGATGCACTACGCCACTCACGTCGTCAGTCCTTGTCTTGGATTAGTAGACGGGCTTGCCGAGTACGTCAGTTGTTTCGGTTCGGGGACAGTCCGCGACGACATCGCGAAAAAGTCAGGATGCAAATTCGCGGTCGAAACCTGTCATATCAAGCTTCAAGATTCAGACCTGACAGCGCATATATGGCGAACGCTTTACGACGTTGCGCGACAGTACCGCGAGAGTTTTGATGTCTATGGAACCAAGAAGAGTTTTGAATGGACGCTAATCGAAAATCAACCTCACGTATTGCACACGGCAAAGAAGCCTGAGCCTGAGATTGCTCAACCAATTGAAGTCCCGGACTTTGCGCATCTATTGCCAGAGCCGATTCGACGCTTCACCCAGGCACAAGAAATTCACGATTCTGAGCACCTCTCGTTCGTGCAGGGCGGCGGCCATGGCGGATCACATCCTCATTTGGTGAATGAATTTGTTCGTGCAGTGATTGATGATCGGGCACCTCGGCCTGATGCGGTGACTTCCGCAAACTGGACGTGCGTCGGAATCTGCGCTCACGAATCCGCAATGAATGGCGGTCAGGTCGTTCGTCTGCCCGAGTTCACGTTGAAGAACCAACCAGCGGTCTAG
- a CDS encoding AraC family transcriptional regulator yields the protein MTKQKTVGLLIETSNAYARGLLSGIASYIHEHDLWSIYLIEQERGAAPPSWLKDWDGDGLIARIENDAIANVIKQLKMPIVDVSAARKMPKVPWVETNDTAIAQLAFEHFRERGFEHFAYCGESDFQWSMQRQLAFEQLVTEAGFTCSLFTANTRPTRMLSLKRERLRMAKWLLSLPRPTGILACYDIKAQQVLDVCREYEIKVPMEIALLGVDNDELLCDLCTPPLSSVAPAAHQTGREAAAMLDVLMKGGVVKPLSKLLEPLGVVTRQSTDVLAIEDPEIASAVRYIRDHCCEGINVNDVLKTIPLSRRVFENRFLAIVGRTPHQEIIRRRIERVRRLLVETNLPLSQIADRCGFMNHEYMSVAFRRAMDIPPATYRRNIRKHYTNSPSAESP from the coding sequence ATGACGAAACAGAAAACAGTTGGGCTGCTGATCGAGACATCCAATGCGTACGCGCGGGGTTTGTTGAGCGGTATCGCCTCGTACATTCACGAACATGACTTGTGGTCCATTTACTTGATTGAACAGGAACGCGGCGCTGCTCCACCATCCTGGCTTAAGGACTGGGATGGTGACGGTCTGATTGCACGCATCGAAAACGACGCGATTGCCAACGTGATCAAACAACTGAAGATGCCCATCGTAGACGTCAGTGCGGCACGCAAGATGCCTAAGGTTCCCTGGGTCGAGACCAACGACACCGCCATTGCCCAATTAGCGTTCGAACACTTTCGCGAGCGAGGTTTCGAACACTTTGCGTATTGCGGCGAGTCGGATTTCCAGTGGTCCATGCAACGGCAACTCGCGTTCGAACAGTTGGTCACCGAGGCTGGTTTCACCTGCAGCTTATTTACCGCGAATACCCGACCAACGCGAATGCTTTCACTCAAACGGGAGCGCTTGAGAATGGCCAAGTGGCTCCTTTCGCTGCCACGACCGACCGGAATCTTGGCTTGCTATGACATCAAGGCTCAACAGGTTCTTGATGTCTGTCGTGAGTACGAGATTAAAGTCCCTATGGAGATCGCATTGCTTGGTGTCGACAACGACGAACTCCTATGCGACTTGTGCACGCCACCTCTTTCAAGCGTTGCTCCGGCGGCTCACCAAACTGGTCGCGAGGCAGCAGCGATGCTGGATGTATTGATGAAAGGAGGCGTCGTCAAACCTCTTTCCAAATTGCTTGAACCACTCGGAGTCGTTACTCGACAATCGACCGATGTATTGGCCATCGAGGATCCTGAGATCGCGAGCGCGGTTCGCTACATTCGAGACCATTGCTGCGAAGGAATCAACGTGAACGATGTGTTAAAAACGATTCCGCTTTCGCGTCGAGTGTTCGAGAATCGTTTTCTGGCGATCGTTGGCCGTACGCCTCACCAAGAAATCATACGGCGGCGCATCGAGCGAGTTCGTCGATTGTTAGTCGAAACCAACCTGCCACTCTCCCAGATCGCTGATCGTTGTGGATTCATGAACCACGAATACATGAGCGTTGCCTTCCGACGAGCCATGGACATTCCGCCGGCAACTTACCGCCGCAACATCCGCAAACACTACACAAATTCACCGTCCGCAGAATCGCCATAA